The proteins below are encoded in one region of Buttiauxella gaviniae:
- a CDS encoding carbohydrate porin yields the protein MKIKLLSLVVGAVLSSGAIAATHESALEQRLNQLEQRLIAAEKRAATAEAEIQQIKSKPAPVQVAQTAPVTVVSEQSVNSETDNKSPKLTLTGYGDLKIYGDVEFNMDAASRSNGLTSMRRSANTNWADGNNERWDINGRLLLGFDGYRRMDDGNFAGFSAQPLADLTGHMNLDDAVFFFGHENDWKIKVGRFEAYDMFPLNQDTFVEYSGNTANDLYGDGYGYIYMMKEGRGRSDSGGNFLLSKTIDNWYFELNTLLENGTSLYQDKSYHGNELVNDKNVAYLRPVISWSQDNFSVAAAMEAQVVNNAYGYKDANGQTVDQSDRTGYGLTMTWNGQKTDPDDGIVANLNTAYLDASDETDFTAGANALWHNFELGYIYAHNDIDKFDVTNALDNCDNDCWITNAGTYDIHTIHSSYLFPNVMGMKNFNIYLGTYVSWVSADHDSGDGSDNTRYGGRVRFKYYF from the coding sequence ATGAAAATAAAATTATTATCCCTGGTTGTGGGGGCTGTTTTATCCAGCGGGGCAATAGCCGCGACCCATGAAAGCGCACTGGAACAACGGCTTAATCAATTAGAACAACGCTTAATCGCGGCGGAAAAACGTGCCGCAACAGCCGAAGCTGAAATTCAGCAAATAAAATCAAAACCTGCTCCAGTGCAAGTCGCGCAAACCGCACCTGTCACGGTAGTGAGCGAACAATCTGTTAATAGCGAAACCGATAATAAATCCCCAAAATTAACCTTAACCGGTTATGGCGATCTTAAAATATATGGCGATGTCGAATTTAATATGGATGCAGCCAGCCGGAGTAATGGCCTGACCTCCATGCGCCGTAGTGCTAATACGAATTGGGCTGATGGTAATAATGAACGTTGGGATATTAATGGGCGTTTGCTGCTGGGCTTTGATGGTTATCGCCGTATGGATGACGGCAATTTTGCGGGTTTCTCCGCCCAGCCGTTAGCCGATTTAACCGGGCATATGAATCTTGATGATGCGGTTTTCTTCTTTGGTCATGAAAATGACTGGAAAATCAAAGTCGGCCGTTTCGAAGCTTACGATATGTTCCCGCTTAATCAGGATACCTTTGTTGAGTATTCCGGTAATACCGCCAATGATTTGTACGGCGATGGCTACGGCTATATCTACATGATGAAAGAAGGGCGCGGGCGTAGCGATTCCGGCGGCAACTTCCTGCTGAGCAAAACTATCGACAACTGGTATTTCGAGCTGAATACGCTGCTGGAAAACGGGACATCGCTCTATCAGGACAAGTCCTATCACGGTAATGAATTGGTTAACGATAAAAACGTGGCCTATTTGCGCCCGGTTATTTCCTGGTCGCAGGATAACTTCTCCGTTGCCGCAGCGATGGAAGCGCAGGTGGTGAACAACGCCTACGGGTATAAAGATGCCAACGGTCAAACGGTAGACCAATCTGACCGCACCGGGTATGGCTTAACCATGACGTGGAACGGCCAGAAAACCGATCCGGATGACGGTATTGTCGCCAACCTGAATACCGCTTATCTGGATGCCTCCGACGAAACCGATTTCACCGCAGGCGCGAACGCCTTATGGCATAACTTCGAACTCGGCTATATCTACGCCCACAACGATATCGACAAGTTTGATGTGACCAACGCCCTGGATAACTGCGATAACGACTGCTGGATTACTAATGCAGGCACTTATGATATCCACACCATTCACTCTTCGTATCTGTTCCCGAACGTGATGGGTATGAAGAACTTCAATATTTATCTCGGTACCTACGTGTCGTGGGTCAGCGCCGATCATGATTCTGGTGACGGCAGTGACAATACCCGTTACGGCGGCCGCGTACGGTTTAAGTACTATTTCTAA
- a CDS encoding glycerone kinase — MSRFFFNDRKQMVNDAIEGVIISSRFQNLARLDTDPAIRVVVRKDWNKSKVAIISGGGSGHEPAHAGFVGKGMLTAAVCGDLFASPSVEAVLNAIVAVTGDRGCLLIVKNYTGDRLNFGLAAEKAKKHGLKVEMVIVGDDISLPDNKQPRGIAGTVLVHKIAGFAAEQGKSLSDVRDIAQLACDSIASMGVAMQTCNLPDQADQNEEEGRIKGGHVELGLGIHGEPGASTVDSQNSQKTIATLVKHLRKKTGEQARLAVLINNLGGVSSLEMAILTKELVHSDIKDQIDYLIGPAPLVTALDMKGFSLSVIELNEAFIKALQADVETAGWQPAVKLQAMPLQKHSVIREGSQTKPSENADVRALVANITQTLIEQEKALNALDAKVGDGDTGSTFAQGARDIAQLNDDGKLPLNDPAALLELIGERLATVMGGSSGVLMSIFFTASGQEMAKKQPLADALLFGLEQMKRYGGADLGDRTLIDALQPALEALKESGLSAAVKAAQQGAEATANMQKANAGRSSYVNSDSLKGVKDPGAVAIAAVFAGMK, encoded by the coding sequence ATGTCCAGATTCTTCTTTAATGACCGTAAGCAAATGGTCAACGATGCCATCGAAGGCGTCATCATCAGCTCTCGTTTTCAAAACCTCGCTCGTTTAGATACCGATCCCGCGATTCGCGTGGTGGTACGCAAAGACTGGAATAAAAGCAAAGTCGCGATTATTTCCGGCGGTGGTTCGGGCCACGAACCGGCGCACGCGGGCTTTGTTGGCAAAGGGATGCTCACCGCGGCGGTATGCGGAGACTTGTTTGCCTCGCCAAGCGTGGAGGCCGTTTTAAATGCCATCGTGGCCGTAACGGGTGACCGGGGCTGCCTGCTGATCGTGAAAAATTATACCGGCGATCGCCTGAACTTCGGGCTTGCGGCAGAGAAAGCGAAAAAGCATGGCCTCAAAGTAGAGATGGTTATTGTTGGCGACGATATTTCGCTGCCGGATAACAAACAGCCGCGCGGAATTGCCGGAACCGTTCTGGTGCACAAAATTGCGGGCTTTGCCGCAGAGCAGGGCAAATCATTAAGCGATGTTCGAGACATTGCGCAACTTGCGTGCGACAGCATTGCCAGCATGGGTGTCGCCATGCAAACCTGCAATCTGCCCGATCAAGCCGATCAAAATGAAGAAGAAGGGCGCATTAAAGGCGGGCATGTTGAGTTGGGGTTGGGGATTCACGGCGAGCCGGGAGCGAGCACGGTGGATAGCCAAAACAGCCAAAAGACGATTGCCACGCTGGTAAAACACCTGCGTAAAAAGACAGGGGAGCAGGCAAGGCTTGCGGTACTGATCAACAACCTTGGCGGCGTGTCATCCCTGGAAATGGCCATTCTTACCAAAGAGCTGGTGCATTCAGATATTAAGGATCAAATCGACTATTTGATTGGCCCGGCGCCGCTGGTTACCGCGCTGGATATGAAAGGTTTTTCGCTCTCAGTCATCGAACTTAATGAGGCGTTTATTAAAGCGTTGCAGGCCGATGTGGAAACCGCAGGTTGGCAGCCTGCCGTGAAACTACAGGCAATGCCGTTGCAAAAACACAGCGTGATTCGTGAAGGCTCCCAGACGAAACCGTCAGAAAATGCCGACGTTCGCGCGCTGGTTGCCAACATTACCCAAACGCTTATCGAGCAGGAAAAAGCCTTGAATGCGCTGGATGCAAAAGTGGGGGACGGCGATACAGGCTCTACGTTTGCACAAGGTGCGAGAGATATTGCGCAGCTCAACGATGACGGCAAGCTCCCCCTCAATGACCCCGCTGCGTTACTGGAGCTTATCGGAGAACGTCTGGCGACCGTGATGGGAGGCTCGAGCGGCGTGCTGATGTCCATTTTCTTTACGGCAAGCGGGCAGGAAATGGCTAAAAAGCAGCCGCTTGCGGATGCGCTATTGTTTGGACTTGAGCAGATGAAACGTTATGGCGGCGCTGATTTGGGCGACCGCACGTTAATCGACGCGTTGCAGCCTGCGCTTGAGGCGCTCAAAGAGAGCGGTTTAAGCGCTGCGGTGAAGGCCGCGCAGCAAGGAGCAGAGGCGACGGCGAATATGCAAAAAGCTAATGCCGGGCGCTCGTCATATGTAAATAGCGATAGCCTGAAAGGGGTGAAAGACCCTGGAGCCGTAGCAATTGCGGCGGTTTTTGCAGGAATGAAGTGA
- the rlmG gene encoding 23S rRNA (guanine(1835)-N(2))-methyltransferase RlmG, with protein sequence MSQLDNGFRSLTLKRFPETDDVNPLQAWEAADDYLLQQLDEIEISGPVLIFNDNFGALSCVLAEHKPYSISDSYLSELAIRENLRENGIVESSVTFLDSTVKYPQSPAVVLIKIPKTLALLEQQLRALRHVVTPETRIIAGAKTRDIHNSTIELFEKILGPTTTTLAWKKARLINCTFNAPALKEAAETLSWKLEGTPWTIHNHANVFSRTGLDIGARFFIEHLPENLEGEIVDLGCGNGVIGLTLLEKNPEAKVVFVDESPMAVASSRLNVETNMPENLDRCEFMINNALSGVEPYRFNTILCNPPFHQQHALTDQVAWEMFHHARRCLQNGGELYIVANRHLDYYHKLKKIFGNCDTVATNKKFVVLKAVKLGRRR encoded by the coding sequence ATGAGCCAATTAGACAACGGTTTCCGTTCACTGACACTAAAACGTTTTCCAGAAACGGATGACGTTAACCCACTACAGGCGTGGGAAGCTGCGGATGACTACCTTTTGCAGCAACTGGACGAAATCGAAATCAGTGGCCCGGTCCTGATTTTCAATGACAATTTCGGGGCGCTGTCTTGCGTACTGGCTGAACACAAGCCGTATAGCATAAGCGACTCCTACCTCAGCGAACTGGCTATCCGTGAGAACCTGCGTGAGAACGGGATCGTTGAATCCAGCGTCACGTTCCTGGATAGCACAGTGAAATACCCGCAATCTCCCGCGGTCGTGCTGATTAAAATTCCTAAAACACTGGCGCTGCTGGAACAACAACTGCGCGCGCTGCGCCATGTTGTGACGCCTGAAACGCGTATTATTGCGGGGGCTAAAACGCGTGACATTCACAACTCCACTATCGAGTTGTTTGAAAAAATTCTTGGGCCGACCACTACCACACTGGCATGGAAAAAAGCACGTCTGATTAACTGTACTTTTAACGCTCCGGCGTTAAAAGAAGCGGCAGAAACGCTGAGCTGGAAACTGGAAGGCACGCCGTGGACGATTCACAACCACGCGAATGTCTTTTCTCGTACCGGATTGGATATTGGGGCACGTTTCTTCATCGAACATTTGCCGGAAAACCTGGAAGGCGAAATCGTCGATTTAGGTTGCGGTAACGGTGTGATCGGTTTGACTCTGCTTGAGAAAAACCCGGAAGCGAAAGTGGTGTTTGTTGATGAATCGCCGATGGCTGTTGCGTCAAGCCGCCTGAACGTTGAAACCAACATGCCGGAAAATCTCGACCGCTGCGAGTTTATGATTAATAACGCGCTGTCGGGCGTTGAGCCTTATCGCTTCAACACCATTTTGTGTAACCCGCCGTTCCATCAGCAGCACGCGCTGACCGACCAGGTGGCGTGGGAAATGTTCCACCATGCCCGTCGTTGCCTGCAAAATGGCGGCGAGCTGTACATCGTTGCTAACCGCCATCTGGATTACTACCACAAGCTGAAAAAGATTTTCGGTAACTGCGACACGGTTGCGACCAACAAGAAATTTGTCGTTTTAAAAGCCGTGAAGTTAGGGCGTCGCCGCTAA
- a CDS encoding M48 metallopeptidase family protein: protein MSELTYLQGYPEHLLSQVRTLIAEQRLGEVLQKRYPDTHNITTDKALYAWTQELKNQYLRNAPPINKVAFDSKIHVLNNALGLHTAVSRVQGNKLKAKAEIRVATVFKNAPEAFLRMIVVHELAHLKEKDHNKAFYSLCCHMEPQYHQLEFDTRLWLTQLALTGQG, encoded by the coding sequence ATGAGCGAACTGACATACCTACAGGGCTACCCTGAGCATCTGCTCTCCCAGGTGAGAACGCTGATTGCGGAACAACGTCTGGGTGAAGTGCTGCAAAAACGCTATCCGGATACGCACAACATCACCACCGATAAAGCACTGTATGCCTGGACGCAAGAGCTTAAAAATCAGTATCTGCGCAATGCTCCGCCGATCAATAAAGTGGCGTTTGACAGTAAAATTCATGTGCTTAATAACGCGCTGGGTTTACACACGGCGGTGTCACGCGTTCAGGGTAATAAGCTGAAAGCCAAAGCGGAAATTCGTGTTGCGACGGTCTTTAAAAATGCACCGGAAGCGTTTTTACGTATGATCGTGGTTCACGAACTGGCGCACCTGAAAGAGAAAGATCACAACAAAGCGTTTTACTCGTTGTGCTGCCATATGGAGCCGCAATATCACCAGTTGGAGTTTGATACCCGCCTGTGGTTAACGCAGCTGGCGTTAACCGGGCAGGGATAA
- a CDS encoding helicase HerA-like C-terminal domain-containing protein: protein MIAPLLIARTTEQELHLLPSMANRHGLITGATGTGKTVTLQKLAESFSEIGVPVFMADVKGDLTGVAQEGAESEKLLARLAKIGVNDWTPHGNPVVLWDIFGEKGHPVRATISDLGPLLLSRLLNLNDVQAGVLQIIFRIADDQGLLLLDFKDLRAATQYIGDNAKSFQNQYGNISSASVGAIQRGLLQLEQQGAEYFFGEPMLDIKDWMRTDANGKGIINILSAEKLYQMPKLYAASLLWMLSEIYEQLPEAGDLDKPRLVFFFDEAHLLFNDAPQVLLDKIEQVIRLIRSKGVGVYFVSQNPSDIPDTVLGQLGNRIQHALRAFTPKDQKAVKTAAQTMRANPTFDTEKAIQELGTGEALISLLDEKGSPTVVERAMVIAPCSRMGPVSEDERNGLLNHSPLYGKYDEAVDRESAYERLQQGVQAAGEQQNAPPAKGESVAVDNGILGGLKDILFGTTGPRGGKKDGVVQTMAKSAARQVTNQIIRGVLGSIMGGRGR, encoded by the coding sequence ATGATTGCGCCGCTTTTAATTGCCAGAACCACTGAACAAGAACTGCATTTGTTACCCAGTATGGCGAACCGTCACGGGTTAATAACCGGCGCAACGGGTACCGGTAAAACCGTCACGTTACAAAAACTGGCGGAATCATTTTCTGAGATTGGCGTGCCGGTATTTATGGCGGACGTTAAAGGCGATCTCACCGGCGTGGCGCAAGAAGGTGCCGAGTCTGAAAAGCTGCTCGCAAGGCTTGCAAAAATTGGCGTCAACGACTGGACGCCGCACGGTAATCCGGTTGTGCTGTGGGATATTTTTGGTGAAAAGGGCCACCCTGTGCGGGCGACCATTTCCGATCTCGGCCCGTTGCTACTCTCGCGCCTGCTCAATCTTAATGATGTGCAGGCTGGCGTGCTGCAAATCATCTTCCGCATTGCCGATGACCAGGGTTTATTGCTGCTCGATTTTAAAGATTTGCGCGCGGCAACGCAGTACATCGGCGATAACGCCAAATCGTTCCAGAACCAGTACGGCAATATCAGCAGCGCTTCTGTCGGGGCGATTCAACGAGGGCTATTGCAGCTTGAACAGCAGGGTGCCGAGTACTTCTTCGGCGAGCCGATGCTCGATATCAAAGACTGGATGCGCACCGATGCCAACGGCAAAGGCATTATCAATATTTTATCCGCTGAAAAGCTTTATCAGATGCCAAAGCTGTATGCCGCCAGTTTGTTGTGGATGCTGTCGGAAATCTACGAACAACTGCCGGAAGCGGGTGACCTGGATAAACCCAGACTGGTGTTCTTTTTTGATGAAGCCCATTTGCTCTTCAACGATGCGCCGCAGGTGCTATTGGACAAAATCGAGCAGGTGATTCGCCTGATTCGTTCCAAAGGCGTTGGCGTCTATTTCGTTTCCCAAAACCCATCGGATATTCCGGATACCGTGTTAGGGCAGCTCGGCAACCGTATTCAACATGCGCTCCGAGCCTTCACTCCCAAAGACCAGAAGGCCGTTAAAACGGCGGCACAAACCATGCGTGCCAACCCAACATTCGATACCGAAAAAGCGATTCAAGAATTAGGCACCGGCGAAGCGCTAATCTCTTTGCTGGATGAAAAAGGCAGCCCAACCGTGGTGGAACGCGCCATGGTTATTGCGCCTTGCTCGCGCATGGGGCCGGTAAGCGAAGATGAACGCAACGGGCTTTTAAACCACTCGCCGCTTTACGGTAAATATGATGAAGCTGTCGACAGGGAATCAGCCTATGAGCGCTTACAACAAGGTGTTCAGGCGGCAGGCGAGCAACAAAACGCGCCTCCGGCAAAAGGTGAATCGGTCGCCGTTGATAACGGTATTCTCGGTGGGCTGAAAGATATTCTATTTGGTACAACGGGCCCGCGCGGGGGCAAGAAAGATGGCGTAGTGCAGACCATGGCGAAGAGCGCGGCACGCCAGGTGACCAATCAAATTATTCGCGGTGTTTTGGGAAGTATTATGGGCGGGCGTGGGCGTTGA
- a CDS encoding FAD-dependent oxidoreductase has translation MSYPSLFAPLDLGFTQLKNRVLMGSMHTGLEEHPNGAERLAAFYAERARHGVALIVTGGVAPSPSGVGMESGAVLNHASQLAHHQVVTKAVHREGGKIALQILHTGRYSYQPNPVAPSAIQAPINRFKPHALNHDEILTLIADFAQCASLAQQAGYDGVEIMGSEGYLINQFLAARTNQRDDEWGGDYPRRMRFAIEVVRAVREKVGANFIIIYRLSMLDLVEGGGTFEEAVQLAKAIEKAGATLINTGIGWHEARIPTIATPVPRGAFSWVTRKLKGLVSIPLVTTNRINDPQTAEQILAEGDADMVSMARPFLADAEFVSKAQQGREDEINTCIGCNQACLDQIFLGKVTSCLVNPRACHETKMPIVPAAVRKNLAVVGAGPAGLAFAINAAGRGHKVTLFDAGAEIGGQFNIAKQIPGKEEFYETLRYYRRMLGLTGVEVRLNQYVTAPMLEAFDEIILACGIEPRLPLIDGIMHPKVLSYIDVLREKAPVGDRVAIIGSGGIGFDTAMYLSQEGESTSQNIAEFCVEWGIDTSLQHAGGLRPEGVHLHKSPRQIVMLQRKTSKPGEGLGKTTGWIHRTTLLARGVKMVAGVTYERIDDEGLHITVGGEPQTLAVDNVIICAGQDSRRELAQPLRERGKILHLIGGADVAMELDARRAIAQGTRLALEI, from the coding sequence ATGAGCTATCCGTCGCTGTTTGCCCCGCTTGACTTGGGTTTCACTCAGCTAAAAAACCGTGTGCTTATGGGCTCAATGCACACCGGGCTTGAGGAGCACCCAAACGGTGCCGAACGCCTGGCGGCTTTTTATGCCGAACGCGCGCGTCACGGCGTGGCGTTGATTGTTACGGGCGGCGTTGCCCCTTCGCCTTCGGGCGTAGGCATGGAAAGCGGCGCGGTGCTCAATCACGCCAGCCAACTGGCACACCATCAAGTCGTGACCAAAGCGGTGCACCGTGAAGGCGGGAAAATCGCCCTGCAGATTCTGCACACCGGACGCTATAGCTATCAGCCTAATCCTGTTGCCCCCTCCGCAATCCAGGCCCCCATTAACCGGTTTAAACCTCACGCGTTAAATCACGATGAAATCCTCACCTTAATTGCAGACTTTGCTCAATGCGCCAGCCTGGCGCAGCAGGCCGGATACGATGGTGTCGAAATAATGGGTTCCGAAGGCTATTTGATTAACCAGTTTTTAGCCGCACGAACCAACCAGCGTGACGATGAATGGGGCGGGGATTATCCGCGCCGGATGCGCTTTGCGATAGAAGTGGTGCGCGCGGTGCGTGAAAAAGTGGGGGCGAATTTTATTATCATTTATCGCCTGTCGATGCTGGATCTGGTTGAGGGCGGCGGCACGTTTGAAGAGGCCGTGCAGCTTGCCAAAGCCATTGAAAAGGCGGGAGCCACACTTATCAATACCGGCATTGGCTGGCACGAAGCGCGTATTCCGACCATCGCCACACCGGTTCCACGCGGGGCGTTTAGCTGGGTAACGCGTAAATTAAAAGGTCTGGTTTCGATCCCGCTTGTCACGACGAACCGGATTAACGATCCGCAAACCGCCGAGCAGATCCTCGCCGAAGGCGATGCCGATATGGTGTCAATGGCTCGCCCGTTCCTTGCAGATGCCGAGTTTGTCTCCAAAGCCCAGCAGGGGCGCGAAGACGAAATCAACACCTGCATCGGCTGCAACCAGGCGTGTCTGGATCAGATTTTCCTTGGGAAAGTCACCTCCTGTCTGGTGAATCCTCGCGCCTGCCATGAAACTAAAATGCCGATTGTTCCCGCAGCCGTACGTAAAAATCTGGCGGTCGTTGGCGCGGGCCCCGCAGGGTTAGCATTTGCGATCAACGCCGCAGGACGCGGGCACAAAGTGACATTATTTGACGCGGGTGCAGAAATTGGCGGGCAATTTAATATTGCGAAGCAGATCCCAGGCAAAGAAGAATTTTACGAAACGCTGCGTTATTACCGCCGAATGTTGGGCCTGACCGGCGTTGAGGTTCGCCTCAATCAATACGTGACAGCGCCAATGCTTGAAGCGTTCGACGAGATTATTCTCGCCTGCGGGATTGAACCGCGTCTGCCGCTTATCGACGGCATCATGCATCCTAAGGTCTTGAGTTATATCGATGTGCTACGCGAAAAAGCACCGGTTGGCGACCGCGTAGCGATCATCGGCTCCGGGGGTATTGGCTTTGATACCGCGATGTATCTAAGCCAGGAAGGGGAATCCACCAGCCAGAATATCGCCGAGTTTTGCGTGGAATGGGGCATTGACACCAGCCTGCAACACGCGGGAGGCTTGCGTCCGGAAGGCGTTCATCTGCATAAAAGCCCGCGCCAAATTGTGATGCTGCAACGCAAAACCAGTAAACCGGGCGAAGGGTTAGGAAAAACGACCGGCTGGATACATCGCACTACGCTTCTGGCACGCGGCGTAAAAATGGTAGCGGGTGTGACATACGAACGAATTGACGATGAAGGGCTGCATATCACGGTCGGCGGAGAACCGCAGACGTTAGCCGTCGATAACGTGATTATTTGTGCCGGGCAAGATTCACGTCGTGAACTGGCTCAGCCGTTACGTGAACGAGGGAAAATCCTGCATTTGATTGGGGGGGCGGACGTGGCGATGGAACTGGATGCCCGACGCGCAATCGCACAGGGCACCCGTTTAGCGTTAGAGATTTAG